The following proteins are co-located in the Maridesulfovibrio sp. genome:
- the fdnG gene encoding formate dehydrogenase-N subunit alpha: MNISRRGFMKLAGVGVASIGMSQLGLDLSPTQAYAAGLKIKGAKEVISICPFCSVSCHFIAHVKDGKIVSTEGDPDYPVSEGALCAKGAAMLAMHNSHHRIEKPLYRAPYSTEWEEKSWDFVLDRIARRVKETRDADFKRFNAKGQEVNRVESIFHLGTSQMDNEECAVVHQGVRGLGLVHFDHQARIUHSATVAALAESFGRGAMTNHWCDIENADSVLIIGSNAAEHHPISFKWVLRAKDKGASVMHVDPKFSRTSARCDFHVPLRSGTDIAFMGGMINYVLENNLFFKEYVANYTNAAFIVGKDFKFNKGLFSGYDKKARKYDKSQWAFELDKDGVPKRDESLKHPRCVFQLLKKHYSRYSMSNVSKTTGVSKDNLIRVYKEYASTGKKDKAGTIMYALGWTQHTVGVQNIRSSAILQLLLGNIGVAGGGINALRGEPNVQGSTDHCILWHILPGYLPVPKASMGTYEDYVEKTTPISHDPQSANWWQHKPKYMASLLKAWRGDNASVDNGFGYQMLPKADDGEDYSYIYIFDRMYKGEIKGGFAFGTNPAMSVPNSNKTRKALDNLDWLVVGEIHHTETSENWHRPGVDPTSMKTEVFLLPSAQRAEKAGSISNSGRWLLWHYEACRPMGESKSMGEMYVDIINHVRRLYNKENGTYPEPLLSLDWPAYYDAEDMAQRINGRFTKDVEFKGKKYKKGQQVPSFVALADDGSTSSFNWLYAGSYTEEGGNKAKRRSLEQTPMQAKINLYPNYAWCWPVNRRILYNRASVDLNGKPYAPEKAVIEWNGSKWVGDIPDGGWPPNATGKGRYPFIMRKEGHGQLYGPGLQDGPFPDHYEPVETPIKSHPFSSQLSSPVYKRVFSDMDKLAKPADERFPIVLTTYSMTEHWCGGGDTRNTPALLEAEPQLYVEMSPELAKEKGIENGDPVIVESIRGKVEAIAMVTVRMTPFEIKGETVHEIGMPFCFGWTTRGVGDATNRLTPAVGDPNTTIPEYKACLVNVRKAKKLTEIEE; this comes from the coding sequence ATGAACATTTCACGGCGAGGGTTCATGAAACTTGCGGGCGTTGGTGTCGCAAGTATCGGTATGAGCCAGCTGGGACTCGATCTTTCCCCTACGCAGGCTTATGCTGCCGGGTTGAAGATCAAGGGTGCGAAAGAAGTGATCTCCATCTGTCCGTTCTGTTCGGTCAGCTGCCACTTCATCGCCCATGTCAAAGACGGAAAGATTGTCAGCACTGAAGGTGATCCGGATTACCCGGTCAGCGAAGGTGCTCTCTGTGCTAAGGGGGCGGCTATGCTCGCCATGCATAACAGCCACCACCGCATTGAGAAACCCCTGTACCGTGCTCCCTACAGCACTGAATGGGAAGAAAAGAGCTGGGATTTCGTGCTTGACCGCATTGCCCGGCGTGTAAAGGAAACACGTGATGCCGACTTCAAACGGTTCAACGCCAAGGGGCAGGAAGTCAACCGTGTAGAATCAATTTTCCATCTTGGTACATCACAGATGGATAACGAGGAGTGTGCAGTCGTCCATCAGGGTGTACGCGGCCTCGGCCTGGTGCATTTTGATCACCAGGCACGTATCTGACACAGCGCAACAGTTGCGGCTCTGGCAGAGTCGTTCGGGCGCGGTGCGATGACCAACCATTGGTGCGATATTGAAAACGCGGACTCCGTTCTTATCATCGGCAGTAACGCAGCAGAGCACCATCCTATCTCCTTTAAATGGGTATTGCGGGCCAAGGACAAAGGCGCCTCGGTTATGCATGTTGACCCCAAATTCTCCCGTACTTCCGCAAGGTGCGACTTTCACGTTCCCTTGAGATCGGGAACCGATATTGCCTTCATGGGCGGTATGATCAACTATGTTCTGGAGAACAACCTGTTCTTCAAGGAATACGTTGCCAATTATACCAACGCTGCTTTCATTGTCGGTAAGGACTTCAAGTTCAACAAAGGACTGTTCTCCGGTTACGACAAGAAAGCCCGCAAATATGACAAATCCCAATGGGCTTTTGAGCTTGATAAAGACGGTGTACCCAAGCGCGATGAATCCCTGAAGCATCCCCGCTGCGTATTCCAGCTGCTCAAGAAGCACTATTCCCGCTATTCCATGTCCAATGTTTCCAAGACCACAGGTGTTTCCAAAGACAACCTGATCAGAGTCTACAAGGAATACGCTTCCACAGGTAAGAAAGATAAAGCCGGTACCATCATGTATGCACTGGGCTGGACCCAGCATACCGTTGGTGTGCAGAACATCCGTTCCAGCGCCATCCTGCAGCTTCTGCTCGGTAACATCGGCGTAGCCGGCGGCGGTATCAACGCCCTGCGCGGTGAGCCTAACGTACAGGGGTCCACTGACCACTGTATCCTTTGGCATATCCTGCCCGGTTACCTGCCTGTGCCTAAAGCCAGCATGGGAACTTACGAAGATTACGTGGAGAAAACCACCCCGATTTCTCACGATCCTCAAAGTGCCAACTGGTGGCAGCATAAGCCCAAGTACATGGCCTCCCTGCTTAAGGCTTGGCGCGGCGACAACGCTTCCGTAGATAACGGTTTCGGTTACCAGATGCTGCCCAAGGCGGACGACGGTGAAGACTACTCCTACATCTACATCTTCGACCGCATGTACAAGGGTGAGATCAAGGGTGGTTTTGCTTTCGGAACCAACCCGGCCATGAGTGTGCCTAACTCCAACAAGACCCGTAAGGCTCTTGATAACCTCGATTGGCTGGTTGTGGGTGAGATTCACCACACTGAGACTTCCGAGAACTGGCACCGTCCCGGCGTTGATCCCACAAGCATGAAGACCGAGGTGTTCCTGCTGCCTTCCGCTCAGCGTGCGGAAAAAGCAGGCTCCATCTCCAACAGCGGCCGCTGGCTGCTCTGGCACTATGAAGCCTGCCGTCCCATGGGCGAATCCAAGAGCATGGGTGAAATGTATGTGGATATCATCAACCACGTACGCCGCCTCTACAACAAAGAGAACGGTACTTACCCCGAACCTTTGCTCTCCCTTGACTGGCCTGCCTACTACGATGCCGAAGACATGGCTCAGCGTATCAACGGCCGTTTCACCAAGGATGTGGAATTCAAGGGCAAGAAGTACAAAAAGGGCCAGCAGGTACCTTCCTTCGTTGCTCTGGCTGATGACGGCTCTACTTCCTCATTCAACTGGCTGTACGCAGGCAGTTACACTGAAGAAGGCGGAAACAAGGCCAAACGCCGTAGTCTGGAACAGACTCCCATGCAGGCTAAGATCAACCTCTACCCCAACTATGCGTGGTGCTGGCCTGTTAACCGCCGTATCCTCTACAACCGTGCCTCTGTCGACCTTAACGGTAAGCCTTATGCTCCTGAAAAAGCCGTTATCGAATGGAACGGTTCCAAGTGGGTCGGCGATATTCCTGATGGCGGATGGCCGCCGAACGCAACAGGTAAGGGCCGCTATCCCTTCATCATGCGTAAGGAAGGTCACGGGCAGCTTTACGGCCCCGGCCTGCAGGATGGTCCTTTCCCCGATCATTACGAACCGGTGGAAACTCCCATCAAGAGCCATCCGTTCTCCAGTCAGCTCAGCAGTCCGGTCTACAAGCGTGTGTTCAGTGATATGGACAAGCTTGCCAAGCCCGCTGACGAGCGCTTCCCCATAGTGCTCACCACTTACAGTATGACTGAGCACTGGTGCGGTGGCGGTGATACCAGAAACACCCCCGCTTTGCTGGAAGCCGAACCGCAGCTTTATGTGGAAATGAGTCCCGAGCTGGCTAAGGAAAAAGGGATTGAAAACGGTGATCCGGTTATCGTTGAAAGTATCCGCGGCAAAGTTGAAGCCATTGCCATGGTTACTGTGCGCATGACCCCGTTTGAAATCAAAGGTGAGACCGTTCATGAAATCGGTATGCCTTTCTGTTTCGGCTGGACAACCAGAGGAGTAGGGGATGCCACCAACCGCCTCACCCCGGCTGTAGGTGACCCCAACACAACCATTCCCGAGTACAAGGCCTGTCTGGTGAACGTTCGCAAAGCGAAAAAGCTCACCGAGATTGAAGAGTAA
- a CDS encoding 4Fe-4S dicluster domain-containing protein, translating to MPKAFFVDTSRCTACRGCQVACKEWHDLPAVETKQRGSHQNPPDLNPFNYKLVRFSEHRINGKVEWYFFPDQCRHCDVPPCKDIADAYVTGAVIKDEDTGAVIFTDQTKRLAADECQEITEACPYNIPRRNTGTGMMTKCDMCIDRQQAGLVPVCVKTCPTGTMNFGEREEMIALAEKALERVKKDYPNAQVIDADEVNVIYLVQDKPELYYEYVTADASGVGKGVTRKEFLANLAKPAKRMFG from the coding sequence ATGCCTAAAGCATTCTTTGTAGATACCTCCAGATGTACGGCTTGCCGCGGTTGCCAGGTTGCCTGTAAGGAATGGCACGATCTGCCCGCAGTAGAAACCAAGCAGCGCGGTTCGCACCAGAACCCGCCGGACTTGAACCCCTTTAACTATAAACTGGTCCGTTTCAGCGAGCACCGCATCAACGGCAAGGTCGAGTGGTATTTCTTCCCCGACCAGTGCCGCCATTGCGACGTGCCGCCCTGTAAGGACATTGCTGATGCATACGTCACCGGCGCGGTTATCAAGGACGAAGATACCGGAGCGGTAATCTTCACCGATCAGACCAAGCGTCTCGCTGCTGACGAGTGTCAGGAAATTACCGAAGCGTGCCCTTACAACATCCCGCGCCGTAATACCGGTACCGGAATGATGACCAAGTGCGATATGTGTATTGACCGTCAGCAGGCCGGACTCGTGCCTGTCTGCGTCAAGACCTGTCCTACCGGCACCATGAACTTCGGTGAACGCGAAGAAATGATCGCTCTGGCAGAAAAAGCCCTTGAGCGGGTCAAGAAAGACTATCCCAATGCTCAGGTCATTGACGCTGATGAAGTCAATGTCATCTATCTGGTGCAGGATAAACCGGAACTATACTACGAGTACGTTACTGCAGACGCTTCCGGCGTCGGCAAGGGCGTAACCCGTAAGGAGTTCCTCGCTAATCTCGCCAAGCCTGCAAAACGCATGTTTGGGTAA
- a CDS encoding helix-turn-helix transcriptional regulator, protein MPEKSLGDRIRHLRGDVQIIEFAKRYGINKNTLWNYEKGVTSPKADFLKLLALDFGVSMDWLFFGEDPSQKFMTAAHRQGPKEESKSCSRCYTLDVELYEERSLNRELVLESKEQSKEIRELNKENRQLTKDNRELVRENRDLGKENMKLVRQLASQGSPDLMPRNAKASKGSSIYSPAHCRLPEDARNKDKYEERQE, encoded by the coding sequence ATGCCCGAAAAAAGTCTTGGTGATAGAATTAGGCATCTCAGAGGTGACGTTCAAATCATCGAGTTTGCAAAAAGATATGGTATAAATAAGAACACCTTATGGAATTATGAAAAAGGTGTCACATCTCCCAAAGCTGATTTTTTAAAACTTCTAGCTTTGGATTTTGGTGTTTCTATGGATTGGTTGTTTTTTGGGGAAGATCCGTCCCAAAAATTTATGACAGCGGCACATAGACAAGGACCGAAAGAAGAATCGAAATCTTGTTCTAGGTGCTACACTCTTGATGTAGAATTATATGAAGAAAGGTCACTAAACAGAGAGCTAGTGCTGGAGAGCAAAGAGCAATCAAAAGAAATCAGAGAACTGAATAAAGAGAATCGGCAACTGACGAAAGATAACCGTGAGTTGGTGAGAGAAAACCGGGACCTCGGCAAGGAAAATATGAAGCTGGTGCGCCAGCTGGCTAGCCAGGGAAGTCCTGATCTCATGCCCAGAAATGCAAAGGCATCAAAAGGAAGCTCGATATATAGCCCTGCACACTGCCGCCTACCTGAAGATGCCCGGAATAAAGATAAGTATGAGGAACGCCAAGAGTGA
- a CDS encoding DNA-binding protein, with the protein MSRDTSKALLTREEARQKLNDKGISVSKWATKNRLNPNTVSDVLNGRKKGVRGEAHKAAVLLGIKHGTIIDDGHIAGPLTA; encoded by the coding sequence ATGAGTAGAGATACCTCCAAGGCTCTTCTTACCAGAGAAGAAGCACGTCAAAAGCTGAATGATAAGGGTATTTCTGTTTCCAAGTGGGCAACCAAGAACCGACTGAACCCCAATACCGTCAGTGATGTTCTCAACGGACGCAAGAAAGGTGTCCGAGGGGAAGCCCATAAGGCTGCTGTTTTGCTTGGTATCAAGCATGGAACAATCATTGATGATGGTCATATAGCTGGTCCGTTAACAGCATAA
- a CDS encoding DNA-binding protein — protein MCIIIGSYGGALVEKNYDTKRLLQAVNSSVRTSKEVKDEFRKKGISISGWAVANGYPPNLVYEVINERRNPTRGMTHQIAVRLGLKDGEIVQDLATAINA, from the coding sequence ATGTGTATCATTATCGGTTCATACGGCGGTGCCTTAGTCGAAAAGAACTATGACACCAAACGGTTGCTTCAGGCAGTCAACAGCTCTGTTAGAACCTCCAAAGAAGTAAAGGACGAATTCCGCAAAAAAGGCATCTCCATTTCCGGGTGGGCCGTAGCCAACGGCTATCCCCCGAATCTTGTTTATGAGGTGATCAACGAAAGGCGGAATCCCACCAGGGGAATGACCCACCAGATCGCAGTCAGGCTTGGCCTTAAAGATGGTGAGATCGTCCAGGACCTCGCCACCGCCATCAATGCCTAA
- a CDS encoding IclR family transcriptional regulator, with amino-acid sequence MGKVTAAHRTLNVLVALKGHSLNGLSNSELAQGLNETPVNITRALAVLQDVGLVTKLETGRFVLSITMLQIAQAHANEVDRAQNRIMELNQRVAAGAAAYN; translated from the coding sequence ATGGGAAAAGTAACCGCCGCCCACCGCACACTGAATGTCCTTGTAGCACTCAAGGGGCATTCCCTGAATGGGCTGTCTAATTCAGAGCTGGCCCAGGGGCTGAACGAAACACCCGTCAACATCACCCGCGCCCTGGCTGTTTTGCAGGATGTTGGGCTGGTCACGAAACTGGAAACCGGGCGTTTTGTCCTTTCCATCACCATGCTCCAGATCGCACAGGCACACGCCAACGAAGTGGACCGGGCGCAGAACCGGATCATGGAACTTAACCAGAGAGTTGCTGCCGGAGCAGCAGCATACAACTAA